From the Syntrophorhabdaceae bacterium genome, one window contains:
- a CDS encoding MFS transporter: MFHYAWVIAFTGTLVLILSHGFGRMSYSLILNSMKDGLSLSYTQIGLIGTGNFIGYLCLAVIGGFLASRFGTRRILFISLIVMGISLFLTGLSNSFIFAFLMRLITGMGNAGSYVPMMALPAAWFVTNKRGLATGIVTLGTGTGLSITGLIIPRLISMYGTEGWRYAWYLLGIIVFALSFLCYALLRDTPTEKGLTMYGGNEQQPVRIEKVSLFNTWKTLIREKEIWKLGIVYFMYGFSYIIYLTFIIAFLTKEVGLSDYSAGRIFAILGFFAIFCGVIWGGLSDIIGRRYATMCAYLVLAISCILLIIIKSYVLFYISAIFFGLTAFSVPVIMAAAAGDTVGAKLAPAALGFITLFFGIGQALGPFVSGWLKDISGTFIYPFTLSAFVAIIGAITSLSMKKKIKG; the protein is encoded by the coding sequence ATGTTCCATTACGCTTGGGTTATTGCATTTACAGGAACCCTTGTCCTCATTTTGTCACATGGTTTTGGCCGTATGTCCTATTCCCTTATCCTCAATAGCATGAAAGACGGATTATCCCTTTCGTATACACAGATTGGGCTCATAGGAACAGGCAATTTCATTGGTTATCTCTGTCTTGCTGTTATAGGAGGGTTTCTTGCATCTCGTTTCGGCACAAGAAGAATATTATTCATATCCCTTATTGTAATGGGTATTAGTCTTTTTCTAACAGGTCTATCCAACTCCTTTATCTTTGCATTTTTAATGAGACTTATAACAGGCATGGGCAATGCAGGCAGTTATGTCCCTATGATGGCGCTCCCTGCTGCATGGTTTGTGACAAACAAAAGAGGTCTTGCTACAGGGATAGTGACCCTTGGGACAGGCACAGGGCTTTCTATCACCGGGCTTATAATACCCCGTCTCATATCCATGTATGGAACTGAAGGATGGAGATATGCCTGGTATCTTTTAGGCATTATTGTATTTGCTTTGTCATTTTTGTGTTATGCCCTCCTCAGGGATACACCGACAGAAAAGGGACTAACCATGTATGGAGGCAATGAACAACAACCTGTAAGGATTGAAAAAGTTTCATTATTTAACACATGGAAGACTTTAATACGAGAGAAGGAGATATGGAAGCTGGGCATAGTATATTTCATGTATGGTTTCTCTTATATTATTTATCTTACTTTTATAATTGCATTTCTCACAAAGGAAGTTGGGCTTTCTGATTATTCTGCAGGTCGTATATTTGCAATTCTTGGCTTCTTTGCCATATTCTGTGGTGTTATCTGGGGTGGACTATCTGATATAATAGGCAGAAGATACGCTACCATGTGTGCATATCTTGTCCTTGCCATATCTTGTATACTCCTAATCATTATAAAATCTTATGTTCTATTCTATATATCGGCTATCTTTTTTGGACTCACTGCCTTTTCAGTGCCTGTAATTATGGCAGCAGCAGCAGGAGACACCGTAGGGGCAAAACTTGCTCCTGCTGCCCTTGGTTTTATAACACTATTTTTCGGTATAGGTCAGGCATTAGGCCCTTTTGTCTCGGGATGGCTTAAGGATATATCAGGGACATTCATATATCCCTTTACATTATCAGCATTTGTTGCCATAATAGGCGCTATCACATCCCTTTCCATGAAAAAGAAGATAAAGGGATAG
- a CDS encoding DUF2905 domain-containing protein — MIPGFGKIFIIIGILFIIIGLVFMFADKIPYIGRLPGDIHIKKENFSFYFPITTSIIISIILTIIFSIFRK; from the coding sequence ATGATACCGGGATTCGGTAAGATTTTTATCATAATAGGTATTCTGTTTATCATCATCGGGCTTGTCTTTATGTTTGCCGATAAGATACCTTACATAGGAAGGTTGCCAGGGGATATCCATATAAAGAAAGAAAATTTCAGCTTCTATTTTCCCATAACTACCAGCATAATCATAAGCATTATATTGACCATTATTTTTTCCATATTCAGGAAATAG
- a CDS encoding epoxyqueuosine reductase QueH, with the protein MRVLLHICCAPCCIYTLKTLREEGFDVTGYFFNPNIHPYTEFNKRLETLDNYARLTLLPLVVDKEYNLRDFLKGALDYGEDRCLFCYHIRLEKAFQTATKDGYKGVTTTLLYSKYQRHDDIKKIGETLSDKYGLPFLYRDFRLGWKQGIEESKRLNMYRQNYCGCIFSEFEGHKGR; encoded by the coding sequence TTGAGGGTTCTTTTACACATATGCTGTGCACCATGCTGCATATATACATTGAAAACATTACGTGAAGAGGGTTTTGATGTGACTGGTTATTTTTTTAATCCCAATATACATCCATATACAGAATTTAACAAACGCCTTGAAACCCTTGATAATTATGCAAGGTTGACCTTATTACCGTTAGTGGTGGATAAAGAATATAATCTCCGTGATTTTTTAAAAGGTGCCCTTGATTATGGTGAGGATAGGTGCCTTTTTTGCTACCATATAAGGCTTGAAAAGGCCTTTCAGACCGCCACCAAGGATGGCTACAAAGGGGTGACAACAACCCTTCTTTACAGTAAATATCAGCGCCATGATGATATAAAAAAGATCGGGGAGACCCTTTCAGATAAATATGGATTACCATTTTTATACAGGGATTTCAGGCTTGGCTGGAAACAAGGTATAGAAGAATCAAAGAGGCTCAATATGTATAGACAGAATTACTGCGGATGCATATTTAGTGAATTTGAGGGACATAAAGGGAGGTAA
- the ligA gene encoding NAD-dependent DNA ligase LigA, giving the protein MDKKDIGERIKRLREEIEYHNYRYYVLDDPVISDAEYDRMMRELERLEEENPEFFSPNSPTQRIGAKPLEEFSTVTHTIPMLSLANAMTDEEVIDFDKRVKKLLGLSNLDYVIEVKIDGLAVELVYINGEFVLGSTRGDGFTGEDITQNIRTIRSIPMKLMRTDNVPIPERLEVRGEIYMGKREFEELNKKREITGEPVFANPRNAASGSVRQLDPKITASRKLNIFCYAMGEIIGVDFKTHIDFLDHLKKWGFRVNPYTKLCHNLDEVFKHYNYIKSIRDEIPYEIDGTVIKVNRLDYQANLGQVSRSPRWAIAYKFESHEEKTIVEDIIVSVGRTGALTPVAMLKPVNIGGVIVERATLHNEDEIERKDIRIGDMVIVTRAGDVIPEVVRVLKDVRKGIERPFIMPNYCPVCGEPVVRPEGEAIRRCVNINCPAQIKGRIIHFASKRAMDIDGLGEKLVEQLVDKAIIRDVSDLYYLSKEQLANLERMADKSAQNILDAINVSKKRPYSRFLYGLGIRHVGEHISGLLAERYKNMEELMNAGEEELMNIPEIGPEVANSIVLFFQDEKNRQTIERIIQAGVEIEYEKTGERPLDGLLFVFTGALKSMSRDEARKKVEVLGAKTANSVGKKVNIVVAGEEAGSKLDKARQMGIKIIGEDEFLEMIKG; this is encoded by the coding sequence TTGGATAAAAAAGATATAGGTGAAAGGATAAAAAGATTAAGGGAAGAGATAGAATATCACAATTACAGATATTATGTCCTCGATGACCCTGTTATTTCAGATGCTGAATACGATAGGATGATGAGGGAACTTGAGAGGCTCGAGGAGGAAAATCCTGAATTTTTTAGCCCTAATTCACCAACGCAGAGAATAGGGGCAAAGCCCCTTGAGGAATTCTCCACTGTAACCCATACAATTCCCATGTTAAGTCTCGCCAATGCCATGACAGATGAAGAGGTAATTGATTTTGACAAAAGGGTCAAGAAGCTTCTCGGTTTATCCAATCTGGATTATGTTATAGAAGTAAAGATAGATGGGTTGGCAGTAGAACTCGTTTACATCAACGGAGAGTTTGTCCTTGGCTCTACAAGGGGTGATGGTTTCACAGGAGAGGATATAACCCAGAATATAAGGACTATTAGATCTATACCTATGAAGCTTATGAGGACAGATAATGTCCCCATTCCTGAAAGGCTTGAGGTGCGTGGCGAGATCTATATGGGTAAAAGGGAGTTTGAAGAACTCAATAAAAAAAGAGAGATTACTGGTGAGCCTGTATTTGCCAACCCCAGAAATGCTGCCAGTGGTTCAGTAAGACAGCTTGACCCAAAGATAACGGCAAGCCGCAAATTAAATATCTTTTGTTATGCCATGGGGGAAATCATAGGGGTGGATTTTAAAACTCACATAGATTTCCTTGACCATCTGAAAAAGTGGGGTTTTAGGGTAAATCCCTATACAAAGCTATGTCATAATCTTGATGAGGTCTTCAAGCACTATAATTACATAAAATCCATAAGAGATGAGATACCTTACGAGATAGACGGGACAGTGATCAAAGTAAACAGACTCGATTATCAGGCTAACCTGGGACAGGTTTCTCGCTCACCAAGATGGGCAATTGCATATAAGTTTGAATCCCATGAGGAAAAAACCATAGTAGAGGATATAATCGTTAGTGTTGGAAGAACAGGTGCATTGACCCCTGTGGCAATGCTTAAACCTGTAAATATTGGTGGGGTTATAGTGGAAAGAGCAACACTTCATAATGAAGATGAGATAGAGAGAAAGGATATTAGAATAGGGGATATGGTTATAGTAACAAGGGCAGGGGATGTTATACCGGAGGTAGTCAGGGTCTTAAAGGATGTAAGGAAGGGGATAGAGAGACCTTTTATTATGCCTAATTATTGCCCGGTATGTGGTGAACCTGTTGTAAGGCCTGAAGGTGAGGCAATAAGAAGATGTGTAAATATAAATTGTCCTGCCCAGATAAAAGGTAGGATTATCCATTTTGCCTCAAAGAGGGCTATGGATATAGACGGTCTCGGTGAAAAACTGGTAGAGCAGCTTGTGGATAAGGCAATTATTAGAGATGTGTCAGACCTATATTATCTGTCTAAAGAACAATTGGCAAATCTCGAGAGGATGGCAGATAAATCAGCTCAAAATATCTTGGATGCTATAAATGTTTCAAAAAAGAGACCTTACAGCCGTTTTTTATATGGTCTTGGTATAAGACATGTAGGTGAACATATATCAGGGCTTCTGGCAGAGCGTTATAAAAATATGGAAGAATTAATGAATGCCGGGGAAGAGGAACTCATGAATATCCCTGAGATAGGCCCTGAGGTGGCAAACAGTATAGTGCTTTTCTTCCAGGATGAAAAGAACAGGCAGACTATAGAGAGAATCATTCAGGCAGGGGTTGAGATAGAATATGAAAAAACAGGGGAAAGACCCCTTGATGGACTTTTATTTGTATTCACAGGGGCACTAAAGAGTATGAGTAGGGATGAGGCAAGAAAGAAGGTTGAAGTTTTAGGGGCAAAAACAGCCAATTCAGTGGGAAAAAAGGTAAATATTGTTGTTGCTGGAGAAGAGGCAGGCTCAAAACTGGATAAGGCAAGACAGATGGGGATTAAGATCATAGGTGAGGACGAATTTTTAGAGATGATAAAGGGGTGA
- a CDS encoding PQQ-dependent sugar dehydrogenase: MIFLSIFLTNLGVSHVLGDTQVKEVFLPEGENVKVEPWIEDLEIPWSLVFIDSERALVSERPGRIRSIIKGKLQAKPYAEIEVAHTGEGGLMGLAVHPDFPQKPFIYVMHTYRKNGFLYNRVIRLKDVEGSGLFDKIIIDHIPGWRFHNGGRIAFGPDKLLYITTGEIYKAELAQDLKSLGGKILRITSNGDIPEDNPFKGSPVYSYGHRNPQGITWHPETKDLFSSEHGPSGEFLRFGNDEINIIKSGNNYGWPNIIGKGRDPRYIDPIMLWEKTTPPSGMTFYKGDYLEHLKGDLFVATLRAQSLIRIKLRKEGSNYKILRVERWFSNDYNKGKYGRIRDVVEGPDGALYFLTNNRDGRGSPRKNDDWIYRILPLTKW; the protein is encoded by the coding sequence TTGATTTTTTTATCAATCTTTCTAACCAACCTTGGCGTTAGCCATGTATTAGGTGATACACAAGTAAAAGAGGTCTTTCTCCCAGAGGGGGAAAATGTAAAAGTAGAACCATGGATAGAAGACCTTGAGATCCCCTGGTCATTGGTTTTTATTGATAGTGAAAGGGCACTGGTAAGTGAAAGGCCAGGTAGGATAAGGTCTATAATAAAGGGAAAGCTTCAGGCTAAGCCCTACGCAGAGATAGAGGTAGCACATACAGGCGAAGGTGGGCTTATGGGTCTTGCTGTTCATCCTGATTTTCCCCAAAAACCTTTTATATATGTCATGCATACATACAGAAAAAATGGTTTTCTATACAACAGGGTCATCAGACTAAAGGATGTGGAAGGTAGTGGACTTTTTGACAAGATTATTATCGACCATATACCAGGATGGAGATTCCATAACGGTGGAAGGATTGCATTTGGGCCTGATAAGTTGCTTTATATAACTACAGGGGAAATCTACAAAGCTGAGCTTGCACAAGATCTCAAATCTCTGGGAGGAAAAATTTTAAGAATCACTTCTAATGGAGATATACCTGAAGATAATCCATTCAAGGGTTCTCCTGTGTATTCATATGGCCATAGAAATCCTCAAGGTATTACATGGCATCCAGAGACTAAAGACCTATTTTCTTCAGAACACGGGCCATCAGGAGAATTTTTAAGATTTGGTAATGACGAAATAAACATTATAAAAAGCGGTAATAACTATGGCTGGCCTAATATAATTGGAAAAGGCAGAGATCCCAGATATATTGATCCAATTATGCTTTGGGAAAAGACAACACCCCCATCAGGGATGACCTTTTACAAAGGTGATTATCTGGAACATCTAAAAGGGGATCTATTTGTGGCAACGCTGAGGGCGCAGTCTCTGATAAGGATAAAATTAAGAAAAGAGGGATCGAATTACAAAATTTTAAGAGTAGAGAGATGGTTTTCTAATGATTACAATAAAGGTAAATATGGCAGGATCAGAGATGTTGTAGAAGGCCCTGATGGAGCGCTATATTTTTTAACCAACAACAGGGATGGAAGAGGTTCTCCCCGAAAAAATGATGACTGGATATACCGAATATTACCCCTGACAAAATGGTAA